Genomic DNA from Paenibacillus donghaensis:
AGCAGAAGAATGAGCTTGCCCATATGGACGATCAGGAAGTTGTAGACAACTTCAGATTGTTCATTGAGCAAAGCACCGGCAAATTTGTGGATGAGTTTGATACGACATACGGAAACGAAATGGTTAACGAGTTGTCTCGTCGGAGATGTATCGATCCCGAGGTTGTGCTGCAGAAGCTGGGCAATTATAATCCCGAAGATTTAAGCTATGAAACTCCTTATTATGTCCAACTGGCAGGTGCATTGAAGCTGGAAGCGGCCATTCCTTTTCTGTGTAGTTTTTTGGGGGCAGAAGATGATTGGCTTACGGAGCGGGCTAATGAAGCGCTTGTTCGAATTGGGACAACCTCGGTTGTAACGATGCTAACTGACCAATATTTCTCTGCTGAAGGGGAATACTTCCGGCTGTATGCCTCTGATGTGTTCGGTAAAATTAAGCTGCCTGCCTCAGAGGAGGCGTTGCTTACACTGTTGCCTGAAGAGCAAGATCTTACCTACGCGACTAAGCTGGCACACGGTCTCTGCGAACTGGGGTCAAGCAAAGGTCTCCCATTAGTCGAGGCGATGGTGGAAGGGGACTACGACAGTGGATATTTGAGTCTCACGAAGTCGATTTATGCTTACTGCGTAATCTCGAGCACGCCCCATCCTTCATTACCGCAGTGGAAGAAGGAGCTTGATAAGGAAAAGGTTCGGCTGTCCAGGCGCGAGGTGGAATGGAATGAGATGGCTGCCAATAGGGTTCTCAAAGGCAGTCCCAAACCGTATACGAACCCGAATAAGGTAGGACGTAACGATCCTTGTCCTTGTGGGAGCGGGAAGAAGCACAAAAAATGCTGCGGCGCGTAGATAGATAAGCTGAACTTAAGAATGATGGCTAATTGATGGGCGAGCCTCTTATGGACCAAGCGGTTCGTCCATTTGAATTTAAGAAGTTCAATAAATAAATAAGGACACTGGAGGGTTCGTCCAGGTCCTTGTTTTTTGTTTATGATGACTTCTTGGACGGATGAAAAGCGTATTGGCATCATTTATCTTTGAGTCTTTGTAATGTTTCAATCACTCCATCTATTGAAGTTTATACATCATCGGACAATATATTTCCGCTACAACTCCGCACCCTTATAGCCCATCTTCCGATAACCCTTCACTCTTTTCTTGAACATTGCCATCAACATAGGGACCTGGAGGTCGATATAATCATATATTTTGACTTCCTCTTTATTCACATGACTTCGGTGCAAGCGGCCCGCATATTGCTGCAAGGTGCCTGACCAAGAGATGGGATGGACCAGAAACAAGGTGTCCAGTCTGGCATCATCGAAGCCTTCACCAATCAGCTTGCCGGTAGCAATAACTACCCGTTCCTGATCGTCCGGAATAGAGGCTATTTGAGCGCGTAGAGCCTCTCGCTGCTTTTTTCCCATTCTGCCTCGCAGTACAATTACGTTTTTGGCAAAAGGCTGCAGTCTCTCTGCAAAATATTCAGCATGAGCGGTCCGTTCAACTAGCAGCAGCGGCGAGCGGCCTTCATCCAGGCAGGTGAGTAAATCG
This window encodes:
- a CDS encoding SEC-C metal-binding domain-containing protein, whose amino-acid sequence is MFTSELVKGFILHPEDIVCNTALRYFADSFLYENDTTLMPLVIDRLKQSKHVQAIHLFHAYRFPQTEETVRELLALSQSSSIDSNTKFHLRKMLSNCNPQLLISYQEFIEQDPLLKKRVQQKNELAHMDDQEVVDNFRLFIEQSTGKFVDEFDTTYGNEMVNELSRRRCIDPEVVLQKLGNYNPEDLSYETPYYVQLAGALKLEAAIPFLCSFLGAEDDWLTERANEALVRIGTTSVVTMLTDQYFSAEGEYFRLYASDVFGKIKLPASEEALLTLLPEEQDLTYATKLAHGLCELGSSKGLPLVEAMVEGDYDSGYLSLTKSIYAYCVISSTPHPSLPQWKKELDKEKVRLSRREVEWNEMAANRVLKGSPKPYTNPNKVGRNDPCPCGSGKKHKKCCGA